The Actinomycetes bacterium genome includes the window CGACCGTACGGGCCATCGACCCGGCGAGGCGCAGCGTGGAGACCGATGCCGGCCGCTTCGAGGGCGACGTGCTCGTCGTCGCGCTCGGGGCCGAGGTGGACCCCGCTGCAACACCCGGCCTTGTCGAGGGCGGCCACGAGTTCTACTCCGTCGAGGGCGCCTTCGCCCTGAGGGAGGTGCTCGCGGGCCACCCCGGCGGCGACGTCGTCGTGGGTGTGACGTCGACGCCGTTCAAGTGCCCGCCGGCGCCCAGCGAGACCGCCCTCCTCCTGCACGACCACCTCAGCGCGTCGGGGCTGCGAGACAGCTCGTCGATCACGCTCGTCATGCCCTTCGGTACGCCGATCCCGCCATCACCGGCCGCCTCCGCCGCGGTGCTCCACGCCTTCGAGGAACGGGGCATCCGGTTCGTGCCCGACCTCCTGGTCGCGGCGCTGGACGCTGACCGCCGGGTCGCCGTCCTCAGCGACGGCTCCGAACTGGCCTACGAACTGTTCCTCGGCGTCCCCGTGCACCGCGCCCCCGCGGTGGTGCTGGAGAGCGGGCTCGCCCAGGACGGCTGGGTCCCGGTGGACCCGCAGACGCTCGAGACCCGCTTCCCGGGCGTCTACGCCGTGGGCGACGTCACCAGTGTCGGAACCCCGAAGGCCGGCGTCTTCGCCGAGGGAGCCGCCGCCGTCGTGGCCGAGCGCCTGATCGCGCAGGCTCGGGGAGTCGCCACGTCGGCGACGTACGACGGACGCGGGACCTGCTACGTCGAGTTCGGCGCCGAACGGGTCGCGAAGGTCGACGTCACGTTCCTGCACGGGCCCCCGTCGGGCCTTTTCGAGGGGCCCTCGGCCGACCTGGCCGTCGACAAGGTCGCCTTCGGCACCACCCGGGTCGCTCACTGGTTCGGGACCCGCGGGCCGTAAGGCCCTGGGCACCGCCGGTGCCGTGGTGGGATCGTGGGCGCATGACCCAGGAAGCGGGCCCCCTGACCGATTTCGCCGACGGAGCAGTGAAGGGGGTGGACTCCTACGTCGTCGGCCTGAGCGCCGGCCAGCCCTTCGCCCTGTCGCGGCGCTGCCGGCACCTGCGAGCGGACCTCGCCGGCGGGCACGTGGACGCGGAGGGATGCCTGGTCTGCCCCTGGCACGAGGCGCGCTACGACACGACGACCGGGCGAATGGTCGGCGGGCCGCAGGGCTTCTACGCCAAGGTCCCGGGACTCGGGTGGGCGTTCAAGACCCTCACCGCCGCGCTGCCGCTGAAGCGAGGCCGGGCCAGCGTGCGCGACGGGTCGGTGTTCGTGGACTGACATGCCGCCTCGCCCCCAGAAGCTGCTCCTGCTCGACACCGCCTCGCTGTACTTCCGAGCGTTCTACGGCGTTCCGGACTCGGTGACCGCGCCCGACGGCACGCCGGTCAACGCGGTCCGCGGCCTCCTGGACTTCATCGCGCGCCTCGTCGCCGACCACGAGCCGACCCACCTCGTGGCCGCGATGGATGCCGACTGGCGCCCGGCCTTCCGGGTGGCGCTGCTGCCGACGTACAAGGCGCATCGTGTCGGTGACCCGAGGACCGACGCGGAGGACGTACCGCCGGCGCTGCTCCCCCAGGTTCCCGTGATCGAACAGGTCCTCGACGCGGTGGGGATCGCGCGGATCGGCGTCGCGGGGTACGAGGCGGACGACGTCATCGGGACGCTCGCCTCGGCCGCGGACAGCCCGGTGGACGTGGTGACGGGCGACCGTGACCTCTTCCAGCTGGTCGACGACGGTCGGGGCGTGCGGGTCCTCTACACCGCGCGCGGGATCGGCCGCCTCGAGGTGGTCGACGACGTCCGCGTCCGGGAGAAGTACGGCGTCCCGGCAGCCGCCTACGCCGACTTCGCGACGCTGCGCGGCGACCCGTCCGACGGCCTGCCCGGCGTACCCGGAGTGGGCGAGAAGACGGCCGCCGGGCTGCTCGGACGCTGGGGATCCCTCGACGCGTTGCTGGCCGCGCTGGACGACCCCGACGCCGACGTCGGCGCGAGGGCGAAGCTGCAGGCGGCGCGCGACTACCTGGCCGTCGCGCCGACGGTTGTCCGCGTCGCGCGCGACGTACCGCTGCCGGCGTACGACGCCACGCTGCCGACCTCACCCGCGGACCCCGAGGCGCTCGTCGAGCTCAGCACCCGCTGGGGTCTCGACTCCCCGCTGAACCGCCTGCTCGCGGTGCTGGCCGCGCTCGCGTGAGTGGGGCGCGTCAGGGGGTCGGCGTCCAGGCGGCCACCTTCGCGTTCTGGACGACGACCAGCTGACCGTCGACCCACTCCGCGGCCGCACCCGGTCCGGCCACGGTGGAGTCGGACGAGATCCGCTGCCACAGCCCGGACACCGGGTCGTAGACCGCCCCCCTGGGCGCGCCCGGCTTGCCACCCGCGCCGACGGCGCGGCCCCAGACGACGAGGGTGTTGCCGGTCCAGGCGGCCACCGGCCCGCTCAGTGCCGCGATCGGAGAGGCGGGCAGGCTCTCCCAGGCGTTCTGGCTCGGGACGTAGAGATAGCCGCCGGGCAGCTGCGTCACCTTCCCCTTGGTGATGTTCGTGCCGCCGTAGAACAGCCACTGGGTCCCGTTCCACGATGCTCCCGGGTTCACCGCGCTGACGCCGGCGGGAGCGGCGGCGATGGGCTGCCAGAGGTGGGTGTTGGTGCTGTACCAGTAGCCGTCGCCGAGAGTCTTGGCGTTGCCGTCCCACAGCGCGGCAGCGGGATTCGTGCTCTTCGCGCTCACGTCGCTGACGCCGCCCCAGACGACGAGCTGGTAACCAGTCCATGTGTACGCCGGCGCGATCCGCGACCCACCCGGCAGCCGCTGCGGCTTGGTCGCCGACTTGGATCCGTAGTCGACCCAGGTGCCCTTGCCGGGGACCTTTCCCGGCGTGAACTCCATGGTCGTGATGCCCGTGGAGTGACCCTTGACGTGGGTGTTGTTGGCACCGAAGACCACGACGACCTGCCCGGTCCAGACGGCGCCGAGCCGCTGCTGCGGATTGACGCCCTTGGCCGACGCTGCGGTGACGCCCATGGCCGGGATCTGGGTCCACGTCCCCCTGCGTGGGTTGAACTCCCAGCTGAGGTTGTCGGTGTCGTACGCGCCCACCCGCAGCTTCTGCACCCCGGTCTTGTAGGTGACGTTGGTGTGCTTGGTGAAGCCACCGAAGACGAGCATGTCGGTGCCGTCCCAGACGCGGGCGAACGGGGTCCGTGGCGGCTGGCCCTTGGGACCCTGCGCGTAGGTCTTCCAGCTCCCGGTCGTGGTGTCGTAGACGTAGACGGTCCACGGGTTGAGGCCCCCCGACCCAGCCGGCCCGGCGATGATCCACCGGTCCGCGAACAGCACGAACCCGTTCGTCGGGCCCGGCGCCGAGGGCAGCGCCTTCCACGTCCCGGGACCGCCGATCTGGGCGACCGAGGCGAGGTCGGACTGCGACGCCTGCGGGCTGGACGAGGCGTGGCGGGTGCCGACGATGAGGCCGGCGACCACGACGACGGCGATCAGGAGGACGACTCCCACGATCACCAGCCCGCGGCGGCCCGGAGGCGGCGGGGCGGGCTCGGTCTGCGGGGGCAGCTGCATGACGTCCACGGGTGTCCACGGTACGTGCGCCGCCCGCGGGCGCCATCCGCCGAGCGGACGGATTCCCCCGTGTCGCTGGCTCACCCCACGGAGGAGTAGGCCACCACGCCGCGCCGCAGGGCACCGACCGCGGCCAGCGCCGAGACGCGCAGGGCGCCGCCGCTCGCCTCGACGACCTGGTCGAGCAGGTCCAGCAGCTGGCGGATCCAGCGCACGAAGTCGCCGGCGCTGAGGTCCACCTCCGAGAGCACGGTGTCCAGCCGGGCGCCCGTGGCCCAGCGCCACGCGGCCCAGGCGAAGCCGAGGTCGGGCTCGCGCAGGAAGGAGAGGCGGTGCTGCTGCTCGAGGGCGTCGAGGGAGCCCCACTCGCGGACCATGTCCGCGAGGACCTCCCGCACCCGTCCCGACGGGAGTCGCGGCGGGGCGTCGTCGTCGGGGTGCCGGGACTCATAGACCAGGGTCGACAGGCAGGCCGCGAGCTCGGCGGGGGCGAGGTCCGCCCAGAGTCCGAGGCGCAGGCACTCGGCGGCGAGCAGGTCGAGCTCGCAGTACAGCCTCGCCAGCCGCCGGCCGTCCTCGCTCACCACGTCGCCCTGCAGGTAGCCGAGCGCCTCGAGGACCTCGCAGACCCGGTCGAACTCGCGCGCGATGGTGTGCGTGCGCGACTCGACGCGGTGCCGCAGCGACTCGGTCTCCCGCGCCAGGCGGTGGTAACGCTCACCCCAGCGCGCGTGGTGCTCCCGCTCCGAGCAGCCGTGGCACGGGTGGTGCTTGAGCGCGCGTCGCAGGCGCTGGATCTCTGCGTCCTCCCCCACGCCGGCGCTCGACCGCCGGTGGCCGTCGGCCCTGTCGGGGACGCGGGTGCGCAGCGTCGCGGCCAGGTCGCGCCGGCTCTGGGGGCTGCGCGGGTTGAAGCTCTTCGGGATCCGCAGCCGCTCCAACGCCTCCACCGGGGAGGGGAAGTCGGTGATGGACAGCCGGCGGACCTGTCGCTCGGAGGTGAGCACGGTCGGGCGGGGGTCCGCCCCGCTGGACAGCCCCGGGTCGAGCACGACGGCCCACCCGGCGTTGCGCCCGGCCGGTACCCGGATGACGTCACCCACCTTGAGGGCCTCCAGCGCCTGGGTGGCGCTGGCCCGTCGCAGGGCCGCCCCCTGGCGGGCCACCTGCGCCTCACGGTCCTTCAGCGCCCTGCGCAGCGCGGCGTACTCCTCGAAGTCACCGAGGTGGCAGGTCATCGCCTCGCGGTAGCCCTCGAGCGCCTGCTCGTTGCGCCGCACCTGCCGCGTCAGGCCGACCACGGCACGGTCGGCCTGGAACTGCGCGAAGGACTGCTCGAGGATGTCGCGGGCAGCAGCCCGGCCGACGCGCGCCACCAGGTTGACCGCCATGTTGTAGCTCGGCCGGAAGGAGGAGCGCAGCGGGTAGGTCCGCGTGGAGGCGAGGCCGGCCACCGCGCGCGGCTCCAGCCCCGGCTGCCACAGCACCACGGCGTGGCCCTCGACGTCGATCCCCCGCCGGCCGGCACGCCCGGTGAGCTGGGTGTACTCCCCCGGCGTCACGTCGGCGTGGGTCTCCCCGTTCCACTTGCTCAGTCGCTCGAGGACCACCGAGCGCGCCGGCATGTTGATGCCGAGCGCCAGGGTCTCGGTGGCGAACACGACGTGGACCAGGCCCTGGACGAACAGCTCCTCGACGACCTCCTTGAAGGTCGGCAGCAGGCCGGCGTGGTGGGCGGCGATCCCGCGTTCGAGTCCCTCCAGCCACTCGTGGAAGCCGAGGACGGCGAGATCCTCCTCCGGGATGTCGGCGCACCGGCGCTCGACGTGCTCGCGAACCAGCTCCCGCTCGGCGTTGGTCAGCAGCCGAAGGCCGCTGCGCAGGCACTGCAGGACCGCGGCGTCGCACCCGGCCCGGCTGAACACGAAGACGATCGCCGGCAGCAGCCCCGCCCGGTCGAGGCGCTCGACCACGTCGACCCGGCTCGGCGCCTCCGGGCCGCGTCGCCGCCGATCGCCTCGACCCGGCCGGCGGTCGCCCACGCGGGCGTAGCGCTGCTCGTCGCGCGCGAGACGGACCAGCTCCGGGCTCACCTGCTCCTGCTCGTCATCGACGAACAGGTCGAGCAGCCGTGTGCCCACCATGACGTGCTGCCAGAGCGGGACCGGGCGATGCTCCTCGACCACGACGGCGGTGTCGCCCCGGACCTCCCCCAGCCACTCGCCGAACTCCTCGGCGTTGCTCACCGTCGCCGACAGCGATACCAGCCGTACGTCCTCCGGCAGGTGCAGGATCACCTCCTCCCATACCGCGCCGCGGAAGCGGTCGGAGAGATAGTGCACCTCGTCCATGACCACGTAGCCGAGCTCGCGCAGCGTCGGGGACCCCGCGTAGAGCATGTTGCGCAGGACCTCGGTGGTCATGACGACGACAGGCGCGTCGCCGTTGATCGAGTTGTCCCCGGTGAGCAGGCCGACGCGATGCGCCCCGTGGACGCGCACGAGGTCGGCGTACTTCTGGTTCGACAGCGCCTTGATCGGCGTCGTGTAGAAGCACTTGCGGCCGACCGCCAGGGCGAGGTGGACGGCGAACTCCCCGACGAGGGTCTTGCCCGAACCGGTCGGCGCGGCGACGAGGACGCTGCGGCCCTCCTCGAGGGCCCGGCAGGCCTCCTCCTGGAACGGGTCGAGCCCGAACGGGTAGCCCTCGCGGAACTCACCGAGCTCCGCGACCATGCCCCGACCCTATGTCGGGTCCCAGCGTGATCGGGCCCCGACCCTAGGTCGGGTCCCAGCTCAGGACACGCAGCGCCCCCGGCACGCACGTCGCGGTCACGGGGAGCGCTCCGATCCGCTCCCCGTCCGCGTACGCGACCGCGCCGGGGGCCTCCAGGCGCACCTCACGCCCGACGAGCACGTCGACCGCGGGGTGGTCCACGTGCGTGCCCTTGTAGACGCGGGGGAAGACCCGCAGGAACTCCACCTTGGACAGCCGGCGCAGCACGGTGACGTGCAGCAGGCCGTCGTCGAGCACCGCGCCCGGGGTCACCTTCATGCCCCCGCCGTAGGAGGTGTTGTTGCCGACCGCCGTGAGCATCGCCTCGACCTCGGTCTCGGCGCCGTCGACGGTGACGCGGAACGGCAGCGGCTTGAAGACACCGAGCTCGGCCATGATCGCGATGTTGTAGCGGCTGCGGCCGCGGGGCCAGCGCATCCGGTTGGCCCGCTCGTTGACCGCGGAGTCGAAGCCGGAGGACATGACGCCGGCGTACCAGCGCTTGCCCACGACCGAGTCGGTGAGCACCGCGTCGATGTCCGTGGGGGTCCAGCGGGCGATGACCTGCGCGGCGGCCGCCGGGTCGTGCGCCGGGATCCCGAGGGCGGTCGCGAAGTCGTTCCCCGTCCCGGTGGGCACCATGCCGAGCGGTACGCCGGTCCCGGCCACGCACTGCACCCCGATGTGGACCATGCCGTCGCCGCCGGCCACCACGAGGGCGTCGACACCGCCGGCGACCGCCTCGCGCGCCAGGCGTACGGCGTCCTCGGCGTCCGCACCCTCGAGCAGGCGAACCCCGAGGCCCTCCTGCCGCAGCCGGTCCGCAGCGAGGCGGCCCTCGCGGGCGCCTCGTCCCCCGCCGGACGTGGGGTTGACCAGGAGCGCGACGGAGCGGCTCACGGCAGCGAACCGAGGTCGGCGGTGCGGATCTCCCCCGCCTCGGTCCAGGTGAGGCCCGCCCACCCGGTGGTGACGTCGGCGTCGAGGGCGCAGCGCTCGTTGCCGAGCTGCCACTCCAGGCGCAGCGTCGTCGGTGTCCCCGAGACCGAGCACGTCCCGGCGAAGGCGGGATGGGCGTTGCGGAAGCGGATCAGCCGGGTCAACGACTCCACGACCGGGCGCCGCAGCTGCTCCTCGATCTCGGCCCGCGTGTAGTGGTGGCGGTTGACATCGCGTCCCACGTGGGTCCGCGCGAGCAGGTCCGTGTCGTTGGTGCCGGCCAGGAGCCCCACGTAGTAGACCTGCGGCACCCCGGGCGCGAAGAACTGCAGCGCCCGGGCGAGCAGGTAGCGGGCGTCGTCGCCGCCGAGGGCGTCGTAGAAGGTGCAGTTGACCTGGTAGAGGTCGACGTTGGAGGCGGCCGAGCCGGTCGCGGCCCGGGAGGTCCCCCCGGAGTTGTCGTGGATCGCCTCCACCAGGTCGTGGATCTGCTGTGGCGTCAGCAGGCCGGCCTGAGCGGGGTCCAAGGGGTCCGCGCCCACGTCGATGACGCCGATGCCGTCGTGGGTGTCGAGGACCGTGACGGTGTTGGTCGGCCGGATCCGCATCCAGGACAGCAAGGGCAGGGCGTCGCCGGCGGTGAGCGCGTGCAGCACCAGAGGGGGCAGGGCGAAGTCGTAGACGAGGTCGACCTGGCGGGCGATCTCGACCTGGCGCTGGAAATAGGAGTGCACCTCGACGAGGACCTCGAGGTGCCGCGACCGGCACCACCCGGTGATCTCGTCGATGAAGGCGAAGGTCTCCGGTGTCATGAACGAGGTGTTGCCAGGGGTCTTGACCGCGTAGCCGACCGCGTCGAGGCGCACGCTGCTGACGCGGGCCTCGGCCAGCCGGTCCAGGACGCGTGCGAGGTAGGCGCGGGTGACCTCGGAGCGGATGTCGATGTCGACCTGTTGCGCGGTGAAGGTGGTCCAGACGAGCCGTTTCGTGCCGTCGGCGAGGGTGTACGGCGTGAACGGGACGCCGGGGCGGGGCCGGTAGAGCTTGAGCAGGTCCTCCTCGCGAGCCCCGTCGGGGAAGGTCCGGCCGAGGGTGAGGAACATCCCGTCGAACTCCGACGCGGCGCCCTTCGCCAGCCAGTCCTTGAACTGCGGGCTCGAGGAGGAGACGTGGTTGACGATGACGTCGACCATCACCTCGAAGTCCTCGGCGATGGCACGTACGTCGTCCCAGGTGCCGAGCCGAGGATCGACCTCGGTGTGGTCCTCGGGGTCGAACCCGGCGTCCGCGCCGTCGAAGGGCCGGAAGAACGGCAGGATGTGCACGCCCCCGAACAGACCGCGAAGCGGGCCGGTCAGGACTGCGCGCAGCCCGGGCAGGTCGCCTCCGAGCCGGTCGGCGTAGGTGATCAGCTCCACCTGGTTGCGCACGTGTCGTCCTTCCTGCGGCCGGGTGGCGGCCATTCTGGCGGACGGCGCGCGCTGGTCAGGTCAGGTCGGAGTAGTCGGCACGGTCGAGCGGCTCGGGCTCGGGGAGCGGGGAGGTCTCGTCGTCGTCCCACTGGGCGTAGCCCTCCGTGGTCTCCCGCCGCCGGCGGCGCCGGTCGTTGAGGGAGGCGATCCCCATCGCCCCGAACACCAGGCCGAGGATCGGGAAGGCGAGCAGCGACAGGTTCACCGGGTCACCGGTCGGGGTCGCGATCGCCGCGAAGAGGAACACGCCGAACAGGATCTGGCGCCACCACCCCCACAGGCGCCGGCTGGGCAGGATGCCGACGGCGTTGAGGGCGACGACGAAGACCGGTAGGACGAAGCCGAGCCCGAAGAACAGCGAGATCTGGATGACGAAGGAGATGTACTGGTCCAGCTTGATGATGTTCGTCGTGTCCTTGGGCGTGAACCCGGCCAGCACCCCGACGCCCTTCGGGAGCACGTAGTACGCGAACGCCACGCCGGCCAGGAACAGCGGCGTCGCGGACCCGACGAAAGCGAGGGCGTGGCGGCGCTCGTTTCGGCGCAGCCCCGGCGTGACGAAGCGCCAGAGCTCGAACAGCCACACCGGCGCGGCCAGGATGATCCCGATGATGCAGGAGATCTTGATCTGCAGGGTGAAGGCGGTCGCCACCCCGCCGATGATCGAGAGCTGGACGTCGTGGCCCTGAGCCCGCGCGCTCTGGATGGCCTTGATGGCCGGCCGCTCCAGGAAGGTCAGGATCCGGTCGTAGAACGCGTACGCCAGCACGGCGAAGACCACGACCGCGGCCATCGAGACGAACAACCGGGTGCGCAGCTCGCCCAGGTGCTCGGCGAGCGTCATCCGCCCCTCGGGGTCGGATCGACGCCGCCCGCGGCGGGGCAGCTTCACCGCGGTGAGGCGATCAGTGCTCCCCGCCCTCGGGGGCCTGCTGCGCGGGCTGGGCCTGCGGAGCCGGTGCCGGGGCGGGAGGGGTCGGCGCGGGTGCCTGCTGCGCCTGCGGCAGCACCTGCGGCTGCGGCGGGGCCGGCGGCGGTGCCTGCTGGACCGTGGTCGTCGGGGCGGCCGCCTCGTCGTCGGTCAGGCCGCGGGTCTCCGCCTTGAAGATGCGCAGCGAGCGGCCGAGGCCACGGGCCGCGTCGGGAAGCCGCTTGGCCCCGAACAGCAGCACAATCAGCACGATGAGGATGATCCCCTCGGGACCCCTCAGGCCATCGAGCATCGTCTCGCACCTCTCGCCAGCCGCAGCCGCTGGGGCCGAGGACGGGTGGCAGTCACGTCAGAGTTCGATGCTACCTCGCGCCGCGACCCGGATCAGGACGGCGACAGCAGCGGTTCCACGGCGCCGACGACGGTGTGGTGGTCGGTCAGCCACAGGGCGAAGTCCAGCAGGTCGTCGTAGCTGATCCGCGGACCGCGGTGCTCCTCCAGCGCCTCGGCCGGGATGTGCCAGCGCTGGACCTTCACCCCGCCGGAGACGAGCAGCGCGACGACCTCCTCGTCGGCCGGCTTCTTGACCTCGTCGGTGCACTTGGGGCAGTCGAAGGCGTAGGTGGACCACTCGGAGCGCGTGCACACGACCAGGCGCAGGTCGCCGGGTTTGAGATCGACGTCCCCGCAGGTCGGGCACGAAGCCTTGATCGTGGTCATGACGCCCTCCGCGTTCCCCCTGGAATTCCCGCCCGGACTCCTTGCGAGTCCTTCCCTGGGGGCATCGGCCGCACGCGGACCGACCTTGACCGCTGGCCGCATCAGCCGTTCGGGCGACTTTGCTCAGCCGTACCTCTTCAGGGCCTGCCCCGCGGCCTCACGGACCTGCTCGGCGAGGTCGACCGGCTCGACGACCCGGGCGCGCCCGCCCAGGCGGAGCACCAGCCGCCTGGCCCACGCCAGGTCCGGCGTGCGCAGCACCACCCGCAGGCCGCCGTCGGCCAGCTCGGTCGCGCTCTCGACTGGGTGGTAGTCCACGACCCAGCGGGCGTCCGCGGCGAGGTCGACGACGACGAGGTGGTCGTGCTCCCCGGCCCGCCAGGGCTCGCCCGGGCGTGGCAGCTCGGCGGGCTCCGCGACGGGAGGGCTCGCCGGCGTGTCGAGCACCACCGCCTCGTGGACGCGGTCGAGCCGGAAGGTCCGCATCGCGTCGGTCAGGTGGCACCAGCCCTGCAGGTACGTGCGCTCGCCGAGGACGACGAGCGCCACGGGGTCGACGTCACGCTGGGTGAGCTCGTCGCGGGCGGGCACCCAGTAGGCCAGGTGCAGCCGCCGCCGCGTCTCCAGCGCCCTGCGGACGGCGTCGATGACCTCGGGGTGCGTCGGCTCTTCGACCGGCCCGGCGGGGGCGTTCAGCGGGAGGACGCCGCGTGCGGGAAGCGTCCCGAGGGCGTCCTC containing:
- a CDS encoding FAD/NAD(P)-binding oxidoreductase — translated: MRVLVLGAGFGGLELSARLSDALGEDADVVLVDRSDGFVFGFAKLDVMFGRRAPADAVHRYDRLVRPGVRFVRTTVRAIDPARRSVETDAGRFEGDVLVVALGAEVDPAATPGLVEGGHEFYSVEGAFALREVLAGHPGGDVVVGVTSTPFKCPPAPSETALLLHDHLSASGLRDSSSITLVMPFGTPIPPSPAASAAVLHAFEERGIRFVPDLLVAALDADRRVAVLSDGSELAYELFLGVPVHRAPAVVLESGLAQDGWVPVDPQTLETRFPGVYAVGDVTSVGTPKAGVFAEGAAAVVAERLIAQARGVATSATYDGRGTCYVEFGAERVAKVDVTFLHGPPSGLFEGPSADLAVDKVAFGTTRVAHWFGTRGP
- a CDS encoding Rieske 2Fe-2S domain-containing protein, with product MTQEAGPLTDFADGAVKGVDSYVVGLSAGQPFALSRRCRHLRADLAGGHVDAEGCLVCPWHEARYDTTTGRMVGGPQGFYAKVPGLGWAFKTLTAALPLKRGRASVRDGSVFVD
- a CDS encoding 5'-3' exonuclease, with translation MPPRPQKLLLLDTASLYFRAFYGVPDSVTAPDGTPVNAVRGLLDFIARLVADHEPTHLVAAMDADWRPAFRVALLPTYKAHRVGDPRTDAEDVPPALLPQVPVIEQVLDAVGIARIGVAGYEADDVIGTLASAADSPVDVVTGDRDLFQLVDDGRGVRVLYTARGIGRLEVVDDVRVREKYGVPAAAYADFATLRGDPSDGLPGVPGVGEKTAAGLLGRWGSLDALLAALDDPDADVGARAKLQAARDYLAVAPTVVRVARDVPLPAYDATLPTSPADPEALVELSTRWGLDSPLNRLLAVLAALA
- a CDS encoding DEAD/DEAH box helicase — its product is MVAELGEFREGYPFGLDPFQEEACRALEEGRSVLVAAPTGSGKTLVGEFAVHLALAVGRKCFYTTPIKALSNQKYADLVRVHGAHRVGLLTGDNSINGDAPVVVMTTEVLRNMLYAGSPTLRELGYVVMDEVHYLSDRFRGAVWEEVILHLPEDVRLVSLSATVSNAEEFGEWLGEVRGDTAVVVEEHRPVPLWQHVMVGTRLLDLFVDDEQEQVSPELVRLARDEQRYARVGDRRPGRGDRRRRGPEAPSRVDVVERLDRAGLLPAIVFVFSRAGCDAAVLQCLRSGLRLLTNAERELVREHVERRCADIPEEDLAVLGFHEWLEGLERGIAAHHAGLLPTFKEVVEELFVQGLVHVVFATETLALGINMPARSVVLERLSKWNGETHADVTPGEYTQLTGRAGRRGIDVEGHAVVLWQPGLEPRAVAGLASTRTYPLRSSFRPSYNMAVNLVARVGRAAARDILEQSFAQFQADRAVVGLTRQVRRNEQALEGYREAMTCHLGDFEEYAALRRALKDREAQVARQGAALRRASATQALEALKVGDVIRVPAGRNAGWAVVLDPGLSSGADPRPTVLTSERQVRRLSITDFPSPVEALERLRIPKSFNPRSPQSRRDLAATLRTRVPDRADGHRRSSAGVGEDAEIQRLRRALKHHPCHGCSEREHHARWGERYHRLARETESLRHRVESRTHTIAREFDRVCEVLEALGYLQGDVVSEDGRRLARLYCELDLLAAECLRLGLWADLAPAELAACLSTLVYESRHPDDDAPPRLPSGRVREVLADMVREWGSLDALEQQHRLSFLREPDLGFAWAAWRWATGARLDTVLSEVDLSAGDFVRWIRQLLDLLDQVVEASGGALRVSALAAVGALRRGVVAYSSVG
- a CDS encoding diacylglycerol kinase is translated as MSRSVALLVNPTSGGGRGAREGRLAADRLRQEGLGVRLLEGADAEDAVRLAREAVAGGVDALVVAGGDGMVHIGVQCVAGTGVPLGMVPTGTGNDFATALGIPAHDPAAAAQVIARWTPTDIDAVLTDSVVGKRWYAGVMSSGFDSAVNERANRMRWPRGRSRYNIAIMAELGVFKPLPFRVTVDGAETEVEAMLTAVGNNTSYGGGMKVTPGAVLDDGLLHVTVLRRLSKVEFLRVFPRVYKGTHVDHPAVDVLVGREVRLEAPGAVAYADGERIGALPVTATCVPGALRVLSWDPT
- the gtfA gene encoding sucrose phosphorylase, with protein sequence MRNQVELITYADRLGGDLPGLRAVLTGPLRGLFGGVHILPFFRPFDGADAGFDPEDHTEVDPRLGTWDDVRAIAEDFEVMVDVIVNHVSSSSPQFKDWLAKGAASEFDGMFLTLGRTFPDGAREEDLLKLYRPRPGVPFTPYTLADGTKRLVWTTFTAQQVDIDIRSEVTRAYLARVLDRLAEARVSSVRLDAVGYAVKTPGNTSFMTPETFAFIDEITGWCRSRHLEVLVEVHSYFQRQVEIARQVDLVYDFALPPLVLHALTAGDALPLLSWMRIRPTNTVTVLDTHDGIGVIDVGADPLDPAQAGLLTPQQIHDLVEAIHDNSGGTSRAATGSAASNVDLYQVNCTFYDALGGDDARYLLARALQFFAPGVPQVYYVGLLAGTNDTDLLARTHVGRDVNRHHYTRAEIEEQLRRPVVESLTRLIRFRNAHPAFAGTCSVSGTPTTLRLEWQLGNERCALDADVTTGWAGLTWTEAGEIRTADLGSLP
- the tatC gene encoding twin-arginine translocase subunit TatC; amino-acid sequence: MKLPRRGRRRSDPEGRMTLAEHLGELRTRLFVSMAAVVVFAVLAYAFYDRILTFLERPAIKAIQSARAQGHDVQLSIIGGVATAFTLQIKISCIIGIILAAPVWLFELWRFVTPGLRRNERRHALAFVGSATPLFLAGVAFAYYVLPKGVGVLAGFTPKDTTNIIKLDQYISFVIQISLFFGLGFVLPVFVVALNAVGILPSRRLWGWWRQILFGVFLFAAIATPTGDPVNLSLLAFPILGLVFGAMGIASLNDRRRRRRETTEGYAQWDDDETSPLPEPEPLDRADYSDLT
- the tatA gene encoding Sec-independent protein translocase subunit TatA; this encodes MLDGLRGPEGIILIVLIVLLFGAKRLPDAARGLGRSLRIFKAETRGLTDDEAAAPTTTVQQAPPPAPPQPQVLPQAQQAPAPTPPAPAPAPQAQPAQQAPEGGEH
- a CDS encoding WYL domain-containing protein, which encodes MAAGGGGAAEQLARVLTLVPWLRARPGVRKQDAAAAFGITVEQLESDLDLAVCAEVGRDSLASIDIDYWGESITVLDPQAVDRPLRLRLDEAVSLLVGLRLLALAPGVPTEAARSALAKIEDALGTLPARGVLPLNAPAGPVEEPTHPEVIDAVRRALETRRRLHLAYWVPARDELTQRDVDPVALVVLGERTYLQGWCHLTDAMRTFRLDRVHEAVVLDTPASPPVAEPAELPRPGEPWRAGEHDHLVVVDLAADARWVVDYHPVESATELADGGLRVVLRTPDLAWARRLVLRLGGRARVVEPVDLAEQVREAAGQALKRYG